The following is a genomic window from Chitinophaga caseinilytica.
TGGGCAGGCCGGCGTAAATGCCGCCCAGGGCGCTTTGCAGATCGGTTTCCAGTTTCCACCATTTTTCGTCGGTAGTGGCGGTAGGGTTGTCGCGCACGAGGAAGTCCTTCTTGCAGGCGGCAAAGAAAGGAATGGCGAATAGTATCGATAACAGTATGATTGAATTCCTTTTCATGAATGGTAGTTTGTGGATCAGAAAGTAACGTTCAGGCCGGCGGTGTACATTTTCATGACCGGGTAGGTAGACTGGTCGCCCTTGCTTTCGGGGTCGCCGACTTCCCTTTTGCTGAAGGTGAACGGGTTCTGGGTATTCAGGTAAACGCGCACGCCTTTGATCCGGAGCGGCCCGGAAGTGGCCATGGGAATGTTATAACCGAGCTGCACGTATTTCACGCGGGCAAAGGCACCGTTAACGGCCCAGAAATCGGAAAATTTCTCATTGGGGCCGGGGGAGGGCAACAGCCGCGGGAAGCGGGCGCCGGGGTTTTCGGGCGTCCAGTAGTCCAGGTGCCAGGTCAGCGGCGTACCGCCTTCTCCGGCAGCGTTGAACGGAATGGCCATTCTGCCGTTGTAGAAGGAAACCACCTGCCCGATGCCGGTTACCATGGTCTCGAAATCGAAACGCTTCCATTTGAGGGAAACACTGGTGAACCAGGTGTTGTAGGGGGTCGAATTGCCGAGTTTCACTTTGTCGTTGTCATTGATGACGCCGTTACCGTCGGTATCGGCATACCGGATATCACCGGCAGCCTGCCCCTGGATGATGGGCACGCCTTTTTCGATGTCTCCCTGCTGGAGGAGCCCCATGCTTTTGAAACCGAAGTATTCGTACAGCAAGCCGCCTTTCTCGTTGATGGTGGTACCGTCGATCAGCGGTTTGGCCTGCGCCAGTTTCAGCAGGGTGGATTTGTTATGCGAATACCCCACGTTGAACGCGATATTGAGATCTTTGGCGAGGTCTGCGTTGTAGGAGAACTTCACTTCCCATCCGGTATTCTTCATGCTGCCGATATTGACGGGCGCGCTGCTGATGCCGGAAGTGAGGCTGGGTTGGGGATAGAGGATGAGGTCGGTCGTTTTTTTGTTGTACCAGTCGAACGTTACGTCCAGCTTGTTTTTAAACAAACTGATGTCTGTACCGATGTCCAGGATGCCGATTTTCTCCCAGGTGATGTCCGGGTTGCCGAAAGTGGTTTCATTGCCGCTGCCGGCGTCGATGGTAGATTGGTACTTATAGGCGCCGATTTCGTTATTGCCCAGTTTGCCGTACGACGCGCGGATTTTGAATTGGTCGAGGAAGGTGAGGGATTGCATGAAATCCTCGTTGCCCACGTTCCATCCCGCGGCAATGGAGGGGAAATTGCCCCATTTTTTGCCCGGCGCGAAGAGCGACGAGCCATCCCGCCTGATGCCCGCTTCCAGCAGATATTTATCATTAAAGCTGTAATTCGCCTTTCCGAAAACGGAGGTGAGCGTTTTTTCCGTCCACGCGTCGGAATTGTTCATTTCCTTCGAGTATCCGCCGATCACGTTCAGGCGGTGCTTCCCGAATGTTTTCGTGTAATCGAGGTTACCGCCGGTGTAGTAATAGCTGGAGCGGTTGCTGGGACTGGCGGATTTGATATCGGTGAAGTCGCGCCCTGTTTTCTGGTCGGTGAAATAATCGAAGAAAAGATAGGCGTCGCGGTTTTGCTTGTCGCTGCCGGAGGAAACGCGGTAGCTGAATTGTCCTTTCAGGAGCAATCCCGGCAGCAGTTCCCATTTGGGCCGGAGGTTGATGAGCACTTCGTCCCTGATCCGGTTGATGAGGCCGCCTCTTTCTGCATTGGCGACGGGGTTCCAGCTTTCGCCGTAGGTGCCGTAGTAAGTATATCCGGGCCTTTCCGGTTTATCGGGGAATTTGGACGCCAGGTTCGGGGGCGCCGTGTACACCCAGCTCAAAATGCCGCCGGTGCCGCGCCCCAGCGCGTAGGGCTCCTTCTGCTCGTCGCGCGAGGCGAAGAGGTCCATGAACACCACGATGTTCTTGCTGAGGTCTACGCTGGTGTTGGCCCTAACGTTCGCACGGTTGAACGAGGAATTATTGACCATGCCCTGCTGGCTGAGGTAGTTGGCCGTGAGTGCGAACCGCGCGGCGCTGTTGCCGCCCGATACGGAAATGGAATGCTGCTGGATGGAAGATTTCTTCCGAACGACCTCATCGCGCCAGCGCGTGTCCGGGTAGCGCACGGGGTCCGATTTGTCGGCCGTTTGCCGGATGGCGTCATCGGAATACAGCGGGTCGCCGCCGTTGTTTTTCAGGGCTTCGTTGGTCATGCGCATATAAGTGGCCGCATCCACGAAATCGGGGGTGAAGGTGGGCGTCTGGAAGCCTGCGTACCCGTTGTACTGGAGGCTGACCACGCCGGGCACGCCTCTTTTGGTGGTGATGAGGATCACGCCGTTGCCCGCCCTGGCGCCGTAAACGGACGCTGCTGCGGCGTCTTTGAGCACGGAAATGCTTTCGATGGTATTGGGGTCGAGCTTGTTCATGTCGAACGGAACGCCGTCTACCAGCACGAGCGGGTCTGAGCTGAGGAAGGTGCCTACACCGCGAATTTTAATAGCGGCGGCGTCGCCACCGGGCAGGCCGGAGCCCTGGGAAACGTTGATACCGGTAACGCCGCCCTGCAGGGCCTGCGACAGCTGTGTGATGGGTTTATTGTTCAGGTTGGCCAGGTTTACCGTACCTACGGAGCTGGCCATGTGTTTTACTTTTTGTTCCGTGAACCCTGTTACCACGAGCTCGTTGAGGCTGCTCACGTTTTCCGCGAGGGAGATGGTGAGGTTGCGCTGGCCGGCGATAACGGTGTGTTCCCGGGGTTTGTAGCCGATCATGGAGAAAACGAGCACTTCATTGGCGCTGGCTTTAATCTCGAAATAACCGTCGGGGTCGGCTATCATGCCGCGGGGCGTTCCTTTTACGGAAACGGTAGCGCCGGGGATGGGTTGCGGGGGCTCGGCCTGGTCGAGGATGCGGCCCCTTACCAGCACGGAATCCGCGGATATTTTAACCGGTTGCGCGCTGGGGAAGATAAGGATGTTGTTCCCTTTTTCCTTCCAGGCGTAGCGGCGCTGGAGCAGCAGGGCGTTCAGCACATCTTCCAGCGGCGTGTCGTGGAAGGAGGCGGTCACCAGTTGGTCGCCGTTCACCTGCGAAGCGTTGTAGGC
Proteins encoded in this region:
- a CDS encoding TonB-dependent receptor: MRISTLLIALFAATFSTLKAENVSAQRLKELKLTLKAGNEPLLQVLRRIEKATPLRFAYNASQVNGDQLVTASFHDTPLEDVLNALLLQRRYAWKEKGNNILIFPSAQPVKISADSVLVRGRILDQAEPPQPIPGATVSVKGTPRGMIADPDGYFEIKASANEVLVFSMIGYKPREHTVIAGQRNLTISLAENVSSLNELVVTGFTEQKVKHMASSVGTVNLANLNNKPITQLSQALQGGVTGINVSQGSGLPGGDAAAIKIRGVGTFLSSDPLVLVDGVPFDMNKLDPNTIESISVLKDAAAASVYGARAGNGVILITTKRGVPGVVSLQYNGYAGFQTPTFTPDFVDAATYMRMTNEALKNNGGDPLYSDDAIRQTADKSDPVRYPDTRWRDEVVRKKSSIQQHSISVSGGNSAARFALTANYLSQQGMVNNSSFNRANVRANTSVDLSKNIVVFMDLFASRDEQKEPYALGRGTGGILSWVYTAPPNLASKFPDKPERPGYTYYGTYGESWNPVANAERGGLINRIRDEVLINLRPKWELLPGLLLKGQFSYRVSSGSDKQNRDAYLFFDYFTDQKTGRDFTDIKSASPSNRSSYYYTGGNLDYTKTFGKHRLNVIGGYSKEMNNSDAWTEKTLTSVFGKANYSFNDKYLLEAGIRRDGSSLFAPGKKWGNFPSIAAGWNVGNEDFMQSLTFLDQFKIRASYGKLGNNEIGAYKYQSTIDAGSGNETTFGNPDITWEKIGILDIGTDISLFKNKLDVTFDWYNKKTTDLILYPQPSLTSGISSAPVNIGSMKNTGWEVKFSYNADLAKDLNIAFNVGYSHNKSTLLKLAQAKPLIDGTTINEKGGLLYEYFGFKSMGLLQQGDIEKGVPIIQGQAAGDIRYADTDGNGVINDNDKVKLGNSTPYNTWFTSVSLKWKRFDFETMVTGIGQVVSFYNGRMAIPFNAAGEGGTPLTWHLDYWTPENPGARFPRLLPSPGPNEKFSDFWAVNGAFARVKYVQLGYNIPMATSGPLRIKGVRVYLNTQNPFTFSKREVGDPESKGDQSTYPVMKMYTAGLNVTF